Proteins co-encoded in one Nitrospira sp. genomic window:
- a CDS encoding recombinase has translation MKKPPKSFDQWEPQPGSRAVIYCRVSSLKQVSEGTGLASQETRCREFAGHKKYEVVQVFHDEGVTGSLLDRPKMKEMLAFLNQHKRKQPHVVIIDDISRLARDIETHIKLRAAIRSAGGKLESPSIEFAEDSDSRLVEHLLASVAAHQREKNKEQVMNRMRARMMNGYWVFQAPMGYRYEKKDGHGKILVRDEPVASIMAEAMEGYASGRFQTKSEVKRFLESQPLYPKSKSGGVHFQRLADMFCRLLYTGYIDYPEWGISLQPGKHEPLISFQTFQALQSRLKGQAKAPARKNLNKDFPLRGFVTCGGCGKPLTACWATGRSGKYPYYHCQKKGCPATGKSTRAEIMEAEFETLLQQLRPSPAVFAMAREMFKELWEDRQDRLKQDVHSLEAQRLKIDQQAQKVVERLIQTENPTAIKHYESELTRLDEQKILLKEKIQSCGRPLKSFDETYRTAMTFLANPCYLWSSDRLDDKLMVLRLVFSRKLPYDLNQGYRTAKSEDLSLPFSLLGNLENNNSEMVRPVGIEPTTLSLEG, from the coding sequence ATGAAAAAACCTCCTAAATCCTTCGATCAATGGGAGCCGCAACCAGGCTCCAGGGCTGTGATTTACTGCCGCGTGTCCTCGCTCAAACAAGTCAGCGAAGGCACGGGGCTGGCTTCACAGGAAACCCGCTGCCGCGAGTTCGCGGGCCACAAAAAATATGAAGTCGTTCAGGTCTTTCACGATGAAGGCGTGACGGGCAGTTTGCTGGATCGCCCGAAGATGAAAGAAATGCTGGCCTTCCTGAACCAGCACAAGCGCAAGCAGCCGCATGTGGTCATCATCGATGACATCAGCCGTCTGGCCCGCGACATCGAAACGCACATCAAATTACGCGCCGCCATACGCAGCGCGGGCGGCAAGCTCGAAAGTCCCTCGATTGAGTTTGCCGAGGACTCCGATAGCCGCCTGGTCGAACACTTGCTGGCCTCCGTCGCTGCGCATCAGCGCGAGAAAAATAAAGAACAGGTGATGAACCGCATGCGGGCGCGGATGATGAACGGCTATTGGGTCTTCCAGGCCCCCATGGGATACCGCTACGAGAAGAAAGACGGGCACGGCAAGATTTTAGTGCGCGATGAGCCGGTCGCCAGCATCATGGCCGAAGCCATGGAAGGATACGCCTCGGGGCGCTTCCAGACCAAAAGCGAGGTCAAACGCTTTTTGGAATCCCAGCCTCTCTACCCCAAAAGCAAAAGCGGCGGTGTTCACTTTCAGCGTCTGGCCGATATGTTCTGCCGCCTCCTGTACACCGGATATATCGACTACCCGGAATGGGGCATCAGCCTGCAACCGGGCAAGCATGAGCCTCTGATTAGTTTCCAGACCTTCCAGGCCCTTCAGAGCCGCCTGAAGGGACAAGCGAAGGCTCCGGCACGCAAGAACCTCAATAAGGATTTTCCGCTGCGGGGTTTTGTGACCTGTGGCGGGTGCGGAAAGCCTTTGACCGCCTGCTGGGCTACTGGCCGTAGTGGGAAATATCCCTATTACCATTGTCAAAAGAAAGGCTGCCCTGCTACCGGCAAATCGACGCGGGCGGAAATCATGGAAGCGGAGTTCGAGACGCTGTTACAACAGCTTCGACCGTCCCCGGCTGTGTTTGCCATGGCCAGGGAGATGTTCAAGGAGCTGTGGGAGGACCGCCAGGACCGGCTTAAACAGGACGTGCATTCCCTGGAGGCGCAACGGCTGAAGATCGACCAGCAGGCTCAAAAGGTTGTAGAGCGTCTGATCCAGACCGAGAACCCCACGGCGATCAAACATTACGAGAGTGAACTCACGCGGCTGGATGAACAGAAAATTCTGCTGAAGGAAAAAATCCAGAGCTGCGGGCGTCCGCTCAAGTCCTTCGACGAAACTTATCGAACCGCGATGACGTTTCTTGCAAACCCTTGTTATCTCTGGAGTTCTGACCGGCTGGATGACAAACTAATGGTGCTAAGGCTGGTTTTTTCGAGGAAACTACCCTATGACCTGAATCAGGGTTATCGAACCGCCAAAAGCGAGGATTTATCCTTGCCCTTCAGCCTCTTAGGAAATCTCGAAAATAACAACTCCGAAATGGTGCGCCCGGTTGGAATCGAACCAACGACCCTCAGCTTAGAAGGCTGA
- a CDS encoding filamentous hemagglutinin N-terminal domain-containing protein: MRVITPELHLTQSGTPPTPPVAYSRWRGCILLAMVFYLPSPWCVPGFAQTAPPITPSGLTTQVDLSSTPPTGRMQYDITGGTRVGTNLFHSFGIFNVPTGAIANFLNDTRLDTTTILSRVIGGQPSTISGVIQTSGFGQANLFLMNPAGIVFGPKASLNVGGSVAFATADYVRFTDNGRFHAVPNAAADALLSTTPIAAYGFLSANPGTITIQGSELIASEISLVGRTIAIGPDARDNGTVQRAQLSAPNGTIRLASGVSPGEFDAMTLQSVPNLNEASFTSFGSIVLAPGSTVNVRETSRVSIQGGQLVLDVSEATISTAGRLGPPGTIVLNTGSQMVSATSGTEPGADVHIISEESVALRANSSIATRTMGAGGGGHVSVTTPTILLQAESNIVTATGGRGAAGNVDLQGNQITLATNSSVLTGTQAEGRGGDITIRGLTGAESHAQDVTLSDASRLVSETLGDGVNTQGPAGQILIRTERLSLSGASQLNSTSRGSTGDAGNISVRATDSVRVSGSGTQLVSNSMEFSSGDAGHVLINAPLVMVENGGTISSTTSLTGNAGLITITTNRLQLLSGGRVTSRSLVEFPETPPTGSAGTVTVHGLTHSVESIHIDGSGSGIFTDTQGQGLGGTITLRANTITLDKGGTISTETSGTSPTATGGSIIIQATDRVALTHHASIRAGSIGTAAGNAGDITLNAGQQLEVRDGSSITTATESTQANGGNITIQAIDQVRFVNSTLSSSVRGTDGSGGNIFIDPKVVVLQGSTVTAQAVGGAGGNITFVTPLFLADSTSVVSASSQRGPSGTVTIQSPTSNLSGAVGQLASKTSLPQVLLHNHCIAMAGGEQSTFILAGRESLPTEPGGWLSSPISMEHWTGENTEHASGLIARNRGSKSSPSLATLKDNATVLSLRRLTPPGFLVRTFASGSTDCSS, encoded by the coding sequence ATGCGAGTCATAACACCAGAGCTTCATCTGACGCAGTCGGGTACTCCCCCGACTCCACCCGTAGCCTACTCCAGATGGAGAGGCTGTATTCTTCTGGCGATGGTGTTTTATCTGCCAAGCCCCTGGTGCGTACCAGGGTTTGCTCAAACGGCACCTCCCATTACACCGTCAGGGCTTACAACGCAGGTTGATCTCTCCTCGACTCCACCAACTGGAAGAATGCAATACGACATCACCGGTGGAACCCGAGTGGGCACAAACCTGTTTCACAGTTTCGGCATCTTCAATGTTCCCACGGGCGCTATCGCAAACTTTCTGAACGACACCCGTTTGGATACGACGACTATTCTCAGCCGTGTCATCGGAGGGCAGCCCTCCACTATTTCTGGCGTCATTCAAACCAGTGGGTTTGGGCAGGCCAATCTCTTTCTGATGAATCCAGCTGGTATTGTCTTTGGTCCCAAGGCATCACTGAACGTAGGGGGATCGGTCGCCTTTGCAACAGCAGACTATGTGCGCTTCACCGACAATGGTCGGTTCCATGCTGTTCCCAATGCGGCAGCAGACGCCCTGCTGTCGACGACGCCTATCGCCGCCTACGGATTCTTGAGTGCCAATCCCGGTACCATCACCATCCAGGGCAGCGAACTGATCGCGTCAGAGATTTCGTTGGTTGGAAGAACCATCGCCATTGGACCCGACGCTCGGGATAATGGCACGGTCCAACGAGCACAACTCTCCGCACCGAACGGCACCATTCGGTTGGCCAGCGGAGTATCCCCCGGAGAATTCGATGCAATGACACTTCAGTCTGTTCCGAACCTGAACGAGGCTTCATTTACCTCGTTCGGTTCCATCGTCTTGGCACCAGGCTCAACCGTCAATGTCCGCGAGACGAGCAGGGTTTCAATTCAAGGAGGCCAATTAGTTCTAGATGTGAGCGAGGCGACAATCAGCACCGCTGGGCGCCTTGGGCCTCCCGGAACCATCGTGCTTAACACGGGCAGTCAGATGGTATCCGCCACCTCGGGCACTGAGCCTGGCGCCGACGTCCACATCATTTCGGAAGAGAGTGTAGCCCTGCGCGCAAATTCCTCGATCGCCACAAGGACAATGGGCGCTGGAGGCGGGGGACATGTCAGTGTCACAACACCCACCATTCTATTGCAGGCCGAATCGAACATCGTGACTGCCACTGGAGGACGTGGTGCCGCGGGAAATGTGGATCTTCAAGGGAATCAGATTACCCTCGCGACGAACAGTTCTGTTCTCACAGGCACACAAGCCGAAGGACGTGGAGGAGACATCACGATTCGAGGACTCACCGGAGCAGAAAGTCACGCGCAGGATGTAACCCTGTCTGACGCCAGCCGACTCGTGAGTGAAACTCTTGGTGACGGCGTCAATACCCAAGGGCCGGCCGGACAGATATTGATCAGAACGGAACGACTGAGCCTCAGTGGTGCCAGCCAGCTGAACAGCACCTCGCGCGGCAGCACGGGAGACGCCGGCAACATTTCGGTCAGGGCGACCGATTCCGTGAGAGTTTCCGGATCCGGCACACAACTCGTCAGCAACAGCATGGAGTTTTCGTCCGGTGATGCCGGACACGTATTGATCAATGCTCCCTTGGTCATGGTCGAGAACGGCGGCACCATCTCCAGCACAACAAGCCTCACCGGAAACGCCGGCCTGATTACGATTACTACCAACCGCCTTCAGCTGCTGTCTGGCGGAAGAGTGACCAGTCGCAGTCTGGTGGAGTTTCCCGAAACGCCCCCGACTGGTTCAGCCGGCACAGTGACGGTCCACGGCCTTACGCATTCCGTTGAATCCATCCACATCGACGGGTCCGGCAGTGGCATCTTCACCGATACGCAAGGGCAAGGCTTAGGCGGCACGATCACGCTTCGCGCGAACACCATTACCCTCGATAAAGGCGGTACAATCTCCACCGAAACAAGCGGGACTAGCCCCACCGCGACCGGCGGATCCATCATCATCCAAGCCACGGATCGGGTAGCGCTGACGCACCATGCCTCGATCAGGGCCGGCAGTATCGGCACAGCCGCCGGCAATGCGGGTGATATCACCCTCAACGCTGGCCAGCAATTGGAAGTGCGAGACGGCTCTTCCATCACGACGGCTACCGAGTCAACGCAGGCAAATGGAGGCAATATCACCATTCAGGCCATCGACCAGGTCCGGTTCGTGAATAGCACCCTCAGCAGCTCCGTTCGTGGCACCGACGGCAGCGGCGGGAACATCTTCATCGATCCCAAGGTGGTGGTCTTGCAGGGTAGTACTGTCACTGCGCAAGCGGTCGGAGGGGCCGGAGGAAACATTACGTTCGTCACTCCCCTGTTCTTGGCTGACTCTACCAGCGTCGTAAGCGCCTCCTCGCAACGCGGCCCCAGTGGCACCGTGACGATTCAATCGCCGACATCAAATTTGAGTGGTGCGGTCGGACAACTTGCATCGAAGACGAGTCTCCCGCAGGTACTCTTACATAACCACTGTATCGCCATGGCTGGTGGCGAGCAGAGCACCTTTATCCTTGCTGGACGAGAGTCCCTCCCCACCGAACCAGGTGGCTGGCTGAGTAGCCCGATTTCGATGGAACACTGGACCGGAGAGAACACGGAGCATGCCTCTGGCCTCATCGCGCGAAACCGAGGGTCCAAGTCATCGCCATCACTGGCTACACTAAAAGACAACGCTACCGTGCTATCGCTCCGACGGCTGACGCCGCCAGGTTTCTTAGTGCGAACATTTGCCAGTGGCTCCACAGACTGCTCTTCTTGA